In the genome of Gloeotrichia echinulata CP02, one region contains:
- a CDS encoding extracellular solute-binding protein, whose translation MDRRSFLLSTSGLALSQMLIGCNGNKQTQLKVQLLKGSIPSLVVNEFDKRLGKKVDLKFAPSEQIQDLFKQLQSWQQRPKATDEKGWNRFIPFGQGQKTPVANLVTLGDYWLKAAIEQKLIQPLEAVEVKQWSTLDDKWKKLVTRNDQGNLDGQGKVWAAPYRWGSTVIVYNRDKFEKLGWTPKDWSDLWRTELRSQISLLNHPREVIGLVLKKLGKSYNTENLDQVPNLEQELQTLNQQVKFYSSNTYLQPLILGDTWLAVGWSDDVVSVLARYPQLAAVIPQSGTALWTDLWVCPAGVAKDPLSYQWIDYCLQPSAAKQISLLTKSNSPIPTNIVPSDIQQSLQNLLLSNREVLDKSEFLLPLSVAIVKQYESLFTKIKVS comes from the coding sequence ATGGATCGACGGTCTTTTTTGCTCAGTACAAGTGGACTAGCACTTTCACAGATGCTGATTGGCTGTAATGGAAACAAGCAGACGCAGCTCAAAGTACAGTTATTAAAAGGTTCTATACCTAGTCTGGTAGTTAATGAGTTTGACAAAAGGTTGGGAAAAAAGGTAGACTTAAAGTTTGCCCCCTCAGAGCAAATACAGGATTTATTTAAGCAATTACAAAGTTGGCAGCAACGACCAAAAGCCACTGATGAGAAGGGATGGAATCGTTTTATACCATTTGGGCAAGGTCAAAAAACGCCTGTAGCAAACCTAGTGACATTGGGGGATTACTGGCTAAAAGCAGCAATTGAACAGAAACTGATTCAACCTCTAGAAGCGGTGGAGGTAAAACAGTGGTCTACTTTAGATGACAAGTGGAAAAAACTGGTAACGCGCAACGACCAAGGTAATCTAGATGGTCAAGGAAAAGTTTGGGCAGCTCCCTACCGCTGGGGTAGTACAGTTATAGTTTACAATCGTGACAAGTTTGAAAAATTGGGTTGGACGCCAAAAGATTGGAGTGATTTGTGGCGCACTGAACTGCGATCGCAAATTTCCCTCTTAAATCATCCACGAGAAGTGATTGGTTTAGTTTTAAAGAAGCTAGGAAAATCATATAATACAGAGAATCTTGACCAAGTTCCCAACTTGGAACAGGAACTACAAACATTGAACCAACAGGTAAAGTTCTACAGTTCCAATACCTACCTACAACCCCTAATCCTCGGAGATACTTGGTTAGCAGTTGGTTGGTCTGACGATGTAGTATCTGTTCTGGCGCGTTATCCCCAACTGGCTGCAGTTATTCCTCAATCAGGAACAGCATTGTGGACAGATTTATGGGTATGTCCGGCTGGTGTTGCCAAAGATCCTCTATCATATCAATGGATTGATTATTGTTTGCAACCAAGCGCTGCTAAACAAATTTCTCTGTTGACCAAAAGTAATTCACCAATTCCGACTAATATTGTTCCATCTGATATTCAGCAATCATTACAAAACCTGTTACTGAGCAATCGTGAAGTTTTGGACAAAAGTGAATTTTTGCTTCCCTTATCTGTTGCGATAGTCAAGCAATACGAGTCTTTATTCACGAAAATCAAAGTTAGTTAG
- a CDS encoding transposase yields MILGFKTQLKVNKQQRLLLAQHAGVARHAWNQGLALCQQVLIHNRTNPDEKIKFPTAIDLHKWLVAAVKSTHPWYYEVSKCAPQYALRYLSDAFKSFFNKVKGFPNFKKKGRNDSFTLDGAIHIDHKKIRVPVIGWLKTYELLPFGYKPKSVTISKQANKWFISWKIALETSNTPKKEEFVGVDLGINHLAILSTTEVFEGAKSYKKSEQKLAKMQYLNRHKQVGSSNYRKAQIKIARLHQKIANIRKDTLHKITTYISKNHAVIGIEDLNVSGMLANGKLSKAIADMGFYEFRRQLEYKTQLYGSKLVIVDRFYPSSKTCSNCGEKKSSLSLSQRVFQCDNCGFECNRDLNAAINLRKEAVRLTVLACGLDSADTSRLKQEEKADIC; encoded by the coding sequence ATGATACTAGGATTCAAGACACAACTGAAGGTAAACAAACAACAACGTCTACTACTGGCACAACACGCAGGAGTAGCCAGACATGCGTGGAATCAAGGTTTAGCATTATGTCAACAGGTACTCATACATAATCGGACAAACCCTGATGAGAAAATTAAATTTCCTACAGCCATAGATTTACATAAATGGTTAGTAGCAGCAGTTAAATCTACCCATCCTTGGTATTATGAAGTATCAAAATGCGCTCCTCAGTACGCATTAAGATATTTGTCAGATGCCTTTAAATCTTTTTTCAACAAAGTTAAAGGGTTTCCCAACTTCAAGAAAAAAGGTAGAAATGATTCTTTTACATTAGATGGTGCAATTCACATAGACCATAAGAAGATAAGAGTTCCAGTAATTGGGTGGTTGAAAACCTATGAACTTTTACCGTTTGGATATAAACCAAAATCAGTCACAATCAGTAAACAAGCTAACAAGTGGTTTATTTCCTGGAAAATAGCATTAGAAACCAGCAACACCCCTAAAAAGGAAGAATTTGTCGGAGTTGACCTAGGTATAAATCATCTAGCAATATTATCAACAACAGAAGTATTTGAAGGAGCAAAAAGTTATAAAAAGTCTGAGCAAAAACTAGCGAAAATGCAATACTTGAATCGGCATAAACAAGTGGGTTCAAGTAATTATAGAAAAGCCCAAATAAAAATAGCCAGACTACATCAAAAAATAGCCAACATTCGGAAAGACACATTACATAAAATCACCACCTATATCAGCAAAAACCACGCAGTCATAGGGATAGAAGATTTAAATGTATCAGGGATGTTAGCTAATGGTAAGTTGTCTAAAGCTATAGCTGATATGGGTTTTTATGAGTTTCGTCGTCAGTTAGAATACAAAACTCAACTATATGGGAGCAAGTTAGTCATTGTGGATAGATTTTATCCTAGTAGTAAAACTTGCTCTAATTGTGGTGAGAAAAAATCATCTCTGTCACTGTCTCAAAGAGTGTTCCAGTGTGATAACTGCGGTTTTGAGTGTAACAGAGATTTGAATGCTGCTATTAATTTAAGAAAAGAAGCGGTCAGATTGACCGTGTTAGCCTGTGGACTGGATAGTGCCGACACTTCCAGGTTGAAGCAGGAAGAAAAAGCGGACATTTGTTAG